In Deinococcus humi, the DNA window GGTCAGAGCGGATCATAACCTTTCCATCTTGAGCGTATGGAATGAGGATTGGGAACTTCTGGCGCGGGGCCGGGCTCAGAGGGTGCCGGAGGGGCCGAGCAGGGCCTTCATGCGCCCCAGGGCCGAACGGAGTCGTGATTTGACGGTGCCTACCGGCAGTCCCAGCAACACAGCCAGTTCACTGTGGGTATAACCCCGGTAATAGGCCAGTTCGATCAGTTTTCGCTGATCCGTTTCCAGGCCCTGCACTGCCTGCTCTGCCAGCAACCGATCGGTGGGATCGGCGGCAGCGGTGGGCGCGTCCCAGTCCTCGATTTCCAGCGGGGTCTGGGGGCGGTCACGCAATTCCTGCAAAAAGCGGTGGTGCGCGATGCTGACCAGCCAAGTCTTCACGCTGGCCCGCGAGGCATCAAAGCGCCCGGCATGTTTCCAGGCATTCATGAAGGCGTCCTGAACACAGCTTTCTACATCGTCGGTTTGGTGGAGCATCCGGTGACCCAGGGCGTACAGCAACCGGGCATAACGGTCATGCAACTCGCGCAGGGCGTCTTCCTGCCCGTCCGCCATGGCCTGGATCAGTGCCACATCTGGAGCATCGGGGGGAAGAGTGGGTAGGCTCATAAGGTGAAGATCACCCTATCAAGTGTGGGAACCCCGGCAGCTTCATGAGTATTGGGACAACTTTATTGATCGGGTCTGGGTGCCTCAGGCTTCTGCGTTGCGCTGCGGTGTCACAGCGGCAGCGGCCATGGGGGCTGCAGGCTGGGCTACCGTGATGGGCTGATCCACGACAGGGCTGGCGACGATATTTGCGCCGTCAAACTCGGCCTTGAGACCCTGGGTGCTCTTGCGGAATTCGCGCAGGCCGTGGCCCAGGCTCTTGCCCAGTTCGGGCAGCTTGCGGGGGCCAAAGACCACCAGGGCGACAAGGAGAATCACGATCAGTTCTGCGGGGCCAATGTTGGGCATGGTACTTACCTCCAAGGCGAAAGATGAGGGAACAGATCAGGGGACGGGCTGCCCAAAGGCCAGCCTGCGTCCCCTGAGGACGGGTCAAGCGTGTGCTCTCAGCTGGGCAAGAGGGGGGTGACAATTTTTGTGACAGTGGCCATATCCAGCGGCGTCCAGAAATCCGTCGGCGTGGGCGAGTAGTCGAGGTTGAACTGGCCGGTGCTGGTCACGGTGTCGCCACCCTTGGGTTGCGGCGCAATCGACGTCTGCTGGTCAGCTTTGGTGTAACCCAGCTCACGGCGCAGTTCCTGAATGCCGCTGGCATGGTTGGCTTCTACGGCCAGAATGCTGGCGGCGGCGGTCAGAAGGCCAGCTGCCTGGATCTTGTCAGCCTGCCCCAGGTAGGCCCGGACGCCAATCGGCTCGAAGGTGGCGGCCAGCGCCAGGAAAAGCTCATCGTTGACGGTTTTAGCGCTTCCGTCTGGATTCTTCAGCAACGGACCAAAGTCGATCTTGGGCTTCTGAATTGGAGTGCCCTTCAGATCTGTAATGGTTTTCTGAAGCACCGTGACGTGGGCGTTTTCGTGGGCCGCTATCTGGTCAGCGTAGGTCTTGACGCGGGCGTTGGTCAGTTTGCTCCGCAGGGCGCCGGTTGCGGAAAAGGTGTTGTAGAACTCGGCTTCCAGATACTCCAGTAGAAGAGCGTAATTCAGGATCTCAATGTCTTGCTGCGGGCTCTTGGTGGCCACGCTAGTTGCAGCCAGGGCGGTCATGTTCAGGCCGCCGAGCATTACTGCGCCCGCGCCAGCTCCGGCGAATTTCAGGAACGAACGGCGGTTGGGGGTAGGGGTGGTCATGTGGGCATCTCCTCTGGGATCACGGGAACGAGTTTCGGGCAGCCTGTGGAAGCGCCGATCTACGACGCAGGCGTGACGATGACCGGCTTGACGATCTCCAGAACTTGATCCATCGTCAACTCTTTCCAGAGCGCCGTCGGCGTCGGGGAATAGTCCGCATTGAACTTGGAGGCGTCGGTGATCTTGGCATTGTTCTCGTCAGTGTCCAGGCCGGGCTGTGGGGCAATGCTGGTCTGGCGCTCCGGGTCCTTGTTGTAACCAAGCGACACACGCAGTTCCTGTACGGCGGACACATGGTTGGCTTCAACAGCGTGGATCGCTCCAGCGGTGGCCACCAGTTTGGGGTTGGTCAGGCGGGCCACCTGGCCCAGGTAGGCGCGGACGCCGATCGGCTCGAAGGTGGCGGCCAGCGCCAGGAACATCTCGTCGTTGACGGTTTTGCCACCAATCAGCGGCTTAAAATCGAAAGTGGGCTTGGCCACAGGCGTACCACCCAGCTCAGTAATAGTTGCCTTCAGCGCCGCGACGTGGGAGTTCTCATGCGCCGCAATCTCCTTGGCGTACTCCCTGACCTGCGGGTTGCTCAACTTGGAGGCATTAACGCCGTTGCCCGTGAACTGATTGTAGAAGTCGGCTTCCAGGTATTCCAGCGTCAGGGCGTAGTTCAGGATCCCGATATCCCGCTTCTCAGCATCCGTCATCTGACCGGGTTGAGGCGTGGGGGTGGGGTTACAGGCCACCAGCGCTGCGCCTGCACCAGCCAGACCCAGGTAGCCCATGAACTGGCGGCGAGAAGTCCCCTGGCCCTGCGTGATCTCTGCGCTCGTCATTTCTACGTTCTCCGGCATGAAAATCCTCCCTTGAGCGGCGTTGGTCGCCTTTTCATCCCGCCAGACCTTGGCAATCTGGGCGGGGTCCTGCTTGCGCAGGTGGCCGCTGGGGCCGCCCGCAGAAACATCGCTCAATCGGGTATATGCACGCGGCGCAGGATCGGATCAGACAGCAGGAAAGCCTAAAGGCCGGGTGAAGGTTGGACCGTTGGTGGCGGTCAACGCCTAAACTGTCCGGCGTGAGCACCGAGTCGCCGCCCTCCCTGCTGACCGTCGAGGCCACACCGGGCCGTCTGGACGCCGTGCTGGCCACCCTGACTGGCCACAGTCGTTCGCAAGTGGCGGGCTGGATTGCGGGCGGTCTGGTCCAAGTGGACGGCGAAGCGCATGCCAGAGTCAGCTTTAAACTGCGTGGAGGTGAGGTCCTGACAGTGCAGGTGCCGCCTCTGCCCGAAGCGTCCGTGGAGGCCGAGCAGGTCCCGCTGGACGTGCTGTTTGAGGACGAATCCCTGATTGCCGTGAACAAGCCAGCCGGGATGATCACCCATCCCGCGCCGGGTGTTCGCAGCGGCACGTTGGTCAATGCCCTGCTGGGGCGTATGGACCTGCCCCAGCAGACGGATTTCGACAGCGAGGGTGGTTACCGTCCCGGCATCGTTCACCGACTGGACAAGGACACCAGCGGTGTGATCGTGGTCGCCAAGACGGTGGAGGCCCACGCCCGGCTGGCCGCCGCCTTCAAGGACAGAGAGACCCGCAAGAGCTACCTGGCGATTGCCGCCGGCGGTTGGAAGGCTGCCCAGCCGGTTCGGGTCGACGCGCCGGTGGGCCGTCATCCGGTGCAGCGTCAACGCATGACCGTGGGCGGTGCGAACGCGCGGGAAGCGCAGACCCTGTTCACGCCGTTGGCCGCCCATCCGGATGGATATGGGCGCACGCTGACGCTGGTTCGGGCCCAGCCGCGTACAGGCCGGACCCACCAGCTGCGCGTGCATCTGTCGCACCTGGGCAGCCCGATTCTGGGCGACACGGTGTATGGCCGCGCCAGCGACGTGATGCCCCGACAGGCCCTGCACGCCCAGTTTCTGGAATTGCCCCATCCCCTGACTGGCGACACCCTGCACCTGCACGCCCCCGCGCCGGATGACCTGCTGAGCGCATGGGTGGCGCTGGGCGGAGCGTTACCAGGCAATCTGGAGAGGCTGGATTGAGTCAGCGGCTCTCCAGATCCGCAATCAGCGCCTTCATCTCGGCGATCTCGCGGCGCTGGGTCTCAATAATGCCGTCGGCCAGTTCGCGCACGCGGGGATCACTGATCTGGGCGCGCGAACTGGTCAGGATGGCGATCGAGTGGTGCGGAATCATGGCTTTCATGTACGCCACGTCGCTCACGGTGGCCTGCGAGCGCAGCAGCCACAGCGCTCCGGCGAACACGGCGACGCTGCCCAGAAAGATTCCCAGATTGACCCGCCGGTTCTTGTACATGTTCAGCATGTAACCCAGCATGATCACGGCCATCGTCGCGCCCATGTACAGCGCCATCCACAGGCGCGTCTGGCTGAAGTACACGTGGTCCAGCTGATAGGTGTTCAGGTACATCAGCCCGTACATGATGACTGTGGATGTGGCGATCATGGCCGCGAAACGACCGTAGCTGCCGCCCATCTTGCCCATCGGTTTGTCGCTGCTGGTCTGGGACGGCCGGGGGGTAGGTTGGTTCATGCGATCCTCCTGCGCCCGCAAAAGCCGTCTGCCAGCATGGTGGCTGGGGCAGACGGCGCGGGCGGGAAGTGACGGTGGAAAGGTCAGGCGCTTAGGCCGCCGAGCATCTGCTGACAGGCTTGTTCGCAGCGGCGGCAGGCTTCAGCACAGACCGCGCAGTGCTTCATGTCCATCTTCTCAGCATGCTGCTGGCATTCGTCGCCACAGGCTTTGCAAGCTGTCAGGCAGGCCTGGAGCTGAGCCCGGATCACGTTCATCTCAGGCTGGGTCTGGCGGATCAGCGCGCGCCCGGTGGTGGTGCAGATGTCGGCGCAGTCCAGGTTGATCCGGATGCAGTGGGTCAGGTGTCCGGCGTGTTCAGTCTCGCCCAGACAGGCGTCGGCGCACGAAGTGCAGACCTGCGCGCACTCGAAACAGGCGTCAATGCATTCGGTCAGGGCGTTCAGATCGAATGGGGACTGGCCGATCTGCGGATGGGTCTGCAACATACGCGAAAGGGTGGAGCTGGCGTGCTGGGTCATGCGGGAACCTCCAGAAGAGAGGGGCGAATGTCTTTCCCGCATCCTATGGACTGTGCGCCGGGGGTGGGTGAATCGGCCCTTTCTCTGAAGACTGCCTCAAGCGCGGGTCAAGTTGCGGCCAAGAAGTCCCAAGAACGGCTCAAGCCCCCAGCGTTTGGCCCACCACGGTTACGGGCGGTCCGCGCTCCTACACTTCTGAGCATGACCGAGACGACCAAGGCTCCCCAGTACAGCAAGCCCAGCGACGCCGAATTGCGCGAGCGCCTGACGCCCGAGCAGTACCGCGTGACCCAGCATGAGGGCACCGAGCGGGCCTTCACGGGCGAATACTGGGATACTGATGGTGACGGTATCTACGTGGATGTGGTTTCCGGTGAGCCGCTGTTCTCCAGCGCCGACAAGTACGATGCGGGCTGCGGCTGGCCCAGTTTCACCCGCCCCCTCCAGAACACCCGGTTGACCGAGAACACCGATTATAAGATCGGCTACGCCCGGACCGAGGTCCGTTCCGGCGGTGCAGATTCGCACCTGGGCCACGTCTTCCCCGACGGGCCGCAGGATCAGGGGGGGCTGCGCTACTGCATCAACTCCGCGTCCTTGCGCTTTATTCCAGCCGACAGGCTGGAGACCGAGGGTTACGGCGAGTTCCGTCAGCTGTTCAGCTGAGGCTGGAAGACCCGGAAGGGGCGAGCCGCACTGGACTCGCCCCTTCTGATACCTGCCCTCAACCCACTCAGCGCGTTCCGAAATCCTGCACCCAGTACCGTTTGCCGCCCGCGTTCTGGGCCAGGCCGAGGCCGAGCTCGGTGTAGGCAGCGTTCATCAGGTTGCGGCAGTGGCCCTCACTGTTCAGCCAGCCAGTCACGACCTCCTGCGCGTCCGTCTGCCCGGCGGCGATGTTCTCGGCAATCAGACGCCAGCTGTAGCCGGTGGCGTCGATCCGGTCCTTCAGCGCCCGTCCGTCCTGGCTGACGTGGCTGAAGTAGTTGCGGGCGGCCATGTCGGCGGCGTGGCCCTGGGCCGCGGCTCCCAGCCGGGCCTCGGGTTGCAGCGGCGGCGCTGGCGGATAGGTGGCGCGGCCGCAGGTCTGGCCCCTGGCCCGCGCGGCGTTGGTCAGTTCCAGCACCTGCCGGGTCAGTGAGTCCAGGCGCTGCGGGGTGGCGGGCGGCGGGGCCGTGACCTGCATGCGGAACTCGGCCAGGGTGCGGCCCGGCCCCGTCTGGGTTGCCCGCACCAACGCCTGGCCTGCCCCGGCGGCCTGCACCAGCCCACCCGCCGATACCGACACGATGCGCGGGTCGCTGCTGGTCCAGTTCAGCTCGTCTGGCGGCACCCTGCGCCCGTTCAGTGTGACCTCCAGCTGCATGCTCTGGCCCACCGTCAGTTTTTGTTGACTGGCCGCGGGAAGCACCTGTGGGCTGCTCAGCTCCAGCTGGGCCGCACGGCGCGACACGGTACAGGCACCCAGCGCGGGGACCAGGCAGACGAGCAGCAGCAGGAATGGACGACGGCGCACCGGCCCATTAGAGCATCCACCGAATGGAACAGCGTAAGCAGATTCACCCTGAAACACCGCGAACGATGGGGCAGGGAGACCGGACAAGCCCCTCGAATCCAGAGCACTGGTCCGGCCATTGATCTCCGGAGGTGCAAAAGAAAACGGTGCCCGGGAAGCTCCCGGCACCGCTTTTCATGCTGTGATGGAGACCGCGTGGTCAGCGCGCGCCGAAGTCCTGGACCCAGTAGTGGCCGTAGCTGCCGCCCTTGGCGTAACCCACGCCCAGTTCACGGAAGCTGGGGTTCATGATGTTGCGGCAGTGGCCCTCGCTCTGGAGCCAGCCCGCGACGACCTGCTGCGGGGTGGACTGCCCAGCGGCGATGTTCTCGCCGATGGTGCGGAAGGCGTAGCCCGTCGCGGTGATGCGCTGCACAAAGGTCCGGCCATCCTTGCTGGTGTGGCTGAAGTAGTTCTGCGCGGCCATGTCGCTGGCGTGGCCCTGTGCTGCCTGTCCCAGCTGTGTGTTCAGGGTCAGTGCCGGGGCCGCCGCGAAGCTGGTGCTGCCGCAACTGCGGGCCTGCGCGCGGGCCGCATTCACCAATTGCAGCACCTGCTGTCCCACTGTGGTGTCGGGGGTGGGCGCTGGTGTCGGCGCTGGGGCGGGCGTGCCGGCGGTCACGGTCACGCTGAAGTCTAGATAGGCGCCCGGGTTGCTGACCAGTGCAGTTCGGACTACAGCATTCCCGGCAGCGACGGCGGTGACCAGTCCGTTTTGCGACACCGTGGCGACGGCTGCGTTGCTGGTAGTCCACCGGAGCTGTCCAGGCTGGGCCGGCTGCCCGCCGACAGAGATGTTGATCTGCTGGGTCTGGCCCACATTGAGCTGTAGGGAAGCGGCGGCCTGCGCACTCAGGGTGGTGCCAGCACCAGCGGCGAGATCACCCGGCACGGTGGCCGTCGGCGGTGTGGTTCCACAGGCACTCAGGATCACGGTCAGGGTCACGGCAGCGAGGCCAGCGGATCGTCTCAGGGAAAAAGGCACGTCCGGCATTAAACGCCTCTGAATCCTCTTTACCGTGAGGAAAGATTTCTCATCTCTCATTAAAGGCTGATCCGTTTCTGGGTGCATGGGAACCATTGTTTAATACCTTTCCTCACAATCGTCTTTTCTCACTCAGTCTAAATAGAAGAACCCTTGAGGTCCTCTTCGATGACGGAAAAGACACTTTACGGACGATTCATTAAGCTAAATTTCACAGTTTCCGAATAGACCAGTGCGCTGTTCGTCTTAAGCATTGGCGTTGTGGATAGAGAAACACATAAATCCCGTCCCAGTGCAGCTGCAGTTGCGAGCAGCGCCTCGGCGGCGGGTTCGCTCAGTGCTCCCCAGAGATGCGCCGCACTCCTGCCATTGATGCCCTGCCACAGCAGAGCCCCCACGGCCTCGCCCGCGCCGCTGTAGGCCAGCAGCGGCAGGTAATCACGCTGCCTCTCCAGACGTGCAGCCAGATGCCGGGCCAGCGGCGTTGCCCACTCGGGCGTCCCGTGCGCGGCTGTCAGGACATCGGCCCACTTTTGCAGGTGTAGGCGGCTGACCTGCTCCACCACAAGGTCTGTGGCTTGCGGTTCGATGGGCTTGAATGTCCCCACCTCCAGCGCGGCCACCTCACGCGCTCCCACAACAGTCTTCAGAGAGGCCAGCAGAGGCGGCACGCTCTGCGCCTCATGCCATGCCAGGGGAGAGCGCAGGTCCGGCACGTCTTCCGGCAGATACGTCGCGTTCAATCCCAGCACGTTCACGCCCGGCGTCAGCAACGTGACGGCGCCATTCTCCTCTCTTTGTAGGGTGGAGAGCGGCGCAAAATACTCGGTCAGTTCGGTCAGGATAGGGGGGAGCACCGTGCCGCCCATTTAAGGCTGGCGCTTGCGGTGCTCGGAGGTCAGCTCGCCTGCGTAGCCCCAGTTGTCCGGGTCGATCTCGTCAATCACGACATGCACACTCTCGGGCCGCTTACCCAACACGCTCTGCATGGTGGCGGTGATTTCCCGGACAATCCGAGCTTTTTGCTCTGTGGTGATGTCCTTGCGGGTCAGCCGGACGTTGATGTAGGGCATGGGGGCAATTCTAAGCTCGCAAAGAAAATGGAGCCACCGGATTTTTCCAGTGACCCCATTGGCTGCTTGCGCCAATCAGTTCCAGCGACCGCCGCGCTGCTGACGGGTTTCGGGCTCGGGGGCGGCGTACAGTTCCTCTGCACGCGAGAGCTTCTTGCGGCCATACAACCCCTCCAGCACGAACTCAGCGGCGCTGACCCGCACGGCGTCGCTGTTGCTGTCCGCCACCTCGGCAGCGATGTCGCTGAGGCCGGGCACTTCCCTAGTGGCCTTGATGGCCGCGCCCGCATTGCCGGACTGCGGGAAGCGGAAGACGTTGCCGTCCTCGAACCACTTCTCCAATTTCTGGGTGTCCATGCTGCCGCACAGGCGTCCGTAGACCGCGCCCGCCGCTTTGCGAATGACTTCCTTCGCCACGTTGTCCGCGCCTTTGAGCTCGCCCTCGTATTCCAGCTCCATCTTGCCCGTGATGGCCGGCAGGCCCGCGTACACGTCGCTGACGCGCACCACCGCGTCGTCGTCACCCATCAGGCTGCGGCGCTCGGCGTTGGCGGCAGCAACCTCCAGCAGGCTGATCGGGAGGCGCTGCGACACGCCGCTCATCTTGTCTACGCGGCCGTCCTCGCGGGCCTGGAAGGCGATTTCCTCGATCAGTTCGGCCATGAAGGGGGGGACGGTCACACGCTCATCCTTGACCGCTTCCTGCGCGGTGATGTCCATGCCCAGTTTCACGTCGGTGGGGTAATGGGTGCGGATCTCACTGCCAATCCGGTCCTTGAGCGGCGTGACGATCTTGCCGCGCGCGGTGTAGTCCTCGGGGTTGGCGCTGAAGACCAGCATCACATCCAATTCCAGGCGGATCGGGTAGCCCTTGATCTGCACGTCGCCTTCCTGAAGGATGTTGAACAGCGCCACCTGCACCTTGGGCGCAAGGTCCGCCAGCTCGTTGACCGCGAAGATGCCCCGATTGGCGCGCGGCAGCAGACCGAAGTGCATGGAGCGGGTGTCACCCAGGCTGGTGCCCAGGCGGGCGGCCTTGATCGGGTCCACATCGCCGATCAGGTCCGCCACCGTCACGTCGGGCGTGGCCAGCTTCTCCACGTAGCGGTCCGCACGGGGCAGCCAGCGAATCGGCAGGTGCATGCCGTGCGCTTCAAGCATGTGCTTGCCCTCTGCGCCCACTGGGTTCAGAGGATCGTCGGGCATGTCCACACCGTCGATCACAGGGACCACGTCATCCAGCAGTTCGGTGATCGCGCGCAGGATGCGGCTCTTGGCCTGACCGCGCAGCCCCAGCAGGATGAAATTCTGCCGTGCCAGCAGAGCGTTGACCAGTTGTGGAATCACGGTGTCGTCGTAGCCCACCACGCCGGGGAACAATTCCTCGCCGCTGCGGAGCTTGCGGGTCAGGTTCTCGCGGACCTCGTCCTGCACCAGTCTGATCTTTCCGTCGAAAGGGGTGCGTCCGGCATAACCGGGAGTTTCCAGCAATTCACCCAGCGTCCTGGCTCTGGCGGTCATGTTTGCAGCGGTCATATGCGAAAAAACGTAGCACGGGGCCTGAACGGCGAATGTGCGGGTTGCTGGAGAACGGGGGCAGCGAACAGCGGGGGCGGGGCTCAGGGGTTCACGATGAACTGGAACTGGCCGCCGCGTCGTTCTGCTCGTCTTCCAGCGCCTTGAAGGCGCACACCGCCGCCAGTGCCGCCAGGGCCGGTGGAATCTGGCCGAAGTCCAGGTCCACGTCCTTGCCGTCTACTCGTCCGCCGATGCGTCCGCGCAGGCTGGGACCATCCCGGCGCAGATTGACGTCCTTGCCATCAATGCGGCCCGAAAAACGGCCCGTGATGGTGTCGGCGCTGACCTGCAATTCCACGTTGTCGCCGTCGATGCGTCCGCCTAGGCGGACCTGGACCCGCTGACCGTCCATCTCGCCGTGGGCATCGAAGCCGCCGAACACGCCGCCGATGCGACCGTCTACCCTGCCACCCTTCAGGGTCAGGTCAATGTCCTTGCCCTGAAAGTGCCCGCCGACGCGCCCGCGCAGGCGTTCGCCGTCCCATTTGGCCTTGATGTCGTAGCCTGCCGTGAGGCCGCCCATGCGTCCGTCGAGATCGCTCATGGGGACATGATGGCAGAGGGGAAGTGGGACTGGCTTTGTGCGGGCGGCCCCACCCCCCAGCCCCCTACCCCAGAGGGGCAGGGGGAGCGGCGCTGCGCTAGGCAGGAGTTCTTTGGCGTTGTAGGCAGGCGAGAGAATCTGCGTTTCTACTTACATGCCCTGCTCCGTCCAGCTGCGGAAGGCCCGTCCGCTTCGCGCCCGATGGCCTTCGGGGACGGCCTTGGTGGTTGTTTGCCTGTTGGCAGGCTACCTTGCCCGTATACCTTCTGCCCCAACACTGGCGAGAGAGTGCTATCTAGCCTCGCCCCAAACAAGGTTGCGCGTGCCCCAGCTTCAGCTCAGGCACGCGTAAAGGTAGGTTGAGATTGGTTCTAGTCTCTCAGACCGCCGAACATCTCCTCTTTTGAGGTCTTAAGCCCCCACCCATTCTTCCATCGGCGGGCAGCTACACACGAAGTTTCTGTCGCCGTACACGTTGTCCACGCGGTTGACGGCGGGCCAATATTTCCACGCCTTCTGTGAGGCTGTGGGGAAAGCCCCCACTTCGCGGCTGTAGGCCCGGTTCCAGTCGGCAGAAATCAGGTCTTCCTGCGTGTGCGGCGCGTGCTTCAGCGGGCTGTCCTCCGCCTTAATCAGGCCGTCCTGCACTTCCTGAATCTCGCGGCGGATGCCCAGCATGGCAGTGATAAAGCGGTCCAGTTCCGCCTTCGGCTCGCTCTCGGTGGGCTCGATCATCAGCGTGCCGGGCACCGGGAAGCTCATGGTGGGGGCGTGAAAGCCGTAGTCCATCAGGCGCTTGGCGATGTCCTCCTCGCTGATGCCGCTGTCGGCCTTCAGGGGCCGGATGTCGATGATGCACTCGTGCGCGATCCGCCCGTTGCGCCCGCTGTACAGAATCGGGTACGCGCCCGACAGCTGCTGCGCGATGTAGTTGGCGTTCAGCAGAGCCACGCTGGTGCTCTCGCGCAGGCCCCGCGCGCCCAGCAGCCGGATGTACAGGTAGGAGATGGGCAGAATGCTGGCGCTGCCGTACGGCGCGGCGCTCACGGCCCCGGTGGGGCTGTCGCTCGTGGGAACAACGGCGTGGTTGGGCAGGAACGGGGCGAGGTGTGCCTTGACTCCAATCGGCCCCATGCCCGGCCCCCCGCCGCCGTGCGGAATGGCGAAGGTCTTGTGCAGGTTCAGGTGCGAGACGTCGCTGCCGATCAGCCCCGGTTTGGCGACGCCCACCATCGCGTTCATGTTCGCGCCGTCCAGGTAGACCTGCCCGCCGTGCTGGTGGATCAGATCACAGACCTCGGTCACGTTGGCCTCGTAGACGCCGTGCGTGCTGGGGTAGGTGATCATCAGTGCGCCCAGGTTCTCGCTGTGCTGCTCGGCCTTGGCCTTCAGGTCATCAAAGTCGATGTTGCCCTCGGCGTCGGTCTTGACCACCACCACGCTCATGCCCATCATGGCCGCGCTGGCCGGGTTGGTGCCGTGCGCGCTGGCCGGAATCAGGCAGACGTTGCGGTGGCTCTCGCCGCGGCTCTCGTGGTACTTGCGAATGGTCAGCAGGCCCGCGTACTCGCCCTGCGCGCCGCTGTTGGGTTGCAGGGACACGGCGTCGTAGCCGGTAATGTCGGCCAGCCAGCCTTCCAGCTCGGTCAGCATCTGCGCGTAGCCCTCGGTCTGGTCCGTGGGCGCGAAGGGGTGCAGCGCGCCGAATTCGGGCCATGTCACCGGGATCATCTCAGCGGTGGCGTTCAGCTTCATGGTGCAGCTGCCCAGCGGGATCATGCCGTGGGTCAGGCTGTAATCCTTGTTCTCCAGGCTTTTCAGGTAGCGCAGCATGGCGTGTTCGCTGTGGTGCGTGTTGAAGGTGGGATGCGTCAGGTATTCGGAGGTCCGCTTGAGGTCGGCGGGAATGCCGTCCACCGCCCCCGAATCCAGCGTCACCACGTCCATCGCGCTTCCGGTGATCGCCTCAATCACGTCGGAGAGGTCAGCGGGCGTGACCGTCTCGTCCAGCGTCACGCCGACGCGTTCGCCTTCATAACGGAAGTTGATGCCCTTCGCCTCGGCCCGCTCACGGATGGCCGCCGCGT includes these proteins:
- a CDS encoding RNA polymerase sigma factor; protein product: MSLPTLPPDAPDVALIQAMADGQEDALRELHDRYARLLYALGHRMLHQTDDVESCVQDAFMNAWKHAGRFDASRASVKTWLVSIAHHRFLQELRDRPQTPLEIEDWDAPTAAADPTDRLLAEQAVQGLETDQRKLIELAYYRGYTHSELAVLLGLPVGTVKSRLRSALGRMKALLGPSGTL
- a CDS encoding Sec-independent protein translocase subunit TatA/TatB, encoding MPNIGPAELIVILLVALVVFGPRKLPELGKSLGHGLREFRKSTQGLKAEFDGANIVASPVVDQPITVAQPAAPMAAAAVTPQRNAEA
- a CDS encoding ferritin-like domain-containing protein, with translation MTTPTPNRRSFLKFAGAGAGAVMLGGLNMTALAATSVATKSPQQDIEILNYALLLEYLEAEFYNTFSATGALRSKLTNARVKTYADQIAAHENAHVTVLQKTITDLKGTPIQKPKIDFGPLLKNPDGSAKTVNDELFLALAATFEPIGVRAYLGQADKIQAAGLLTAAASILAVEANHASGIQELRRELGYTKADQQTSIAPQPKGGDTVTSTGQFNLDYSPTPTDFWTPLDMATVTKIVTPLLPS
- a CDS encoding ferritin-like domain-containing protein, whose translation is MSDVSAGGPSGHLRKQDPAQIAKVWRDEKATNAAQGRIFMPENVEMTSAEITQGQGTSRRQFMGYLGLAGAGAALVACNPTPTPQPGQMTDAEKRDIGILNYALTLEYLEADFYNQFTGNGVNASKLSNPQVREYAKEIAAHENSHVAALKATITELGGTPVAKPTFDFKPLIGGKTVNDEMFLALAATFEPIGVRAYLGQVARLTNPKLVATAGAIHAVEANHVSAVQELRVSLGYNKDPERQTSIAPQPGLDTDENNAKITDASKFNADYSPTPTALWKELTMDQVLEIVKPVIVTPAS
- a CDS encoding RluA family pseudouridine synthase; protein product: MSTESPPSLLTVEATPGRLDAVLATLTGHSRSQVAGWIAGGLVQVDGEAHARVSFKLRGGEVLTVQVPPLPEASVEAEQVPLDVLFEDESLIAVNKPAGMITHPAPGVRSGTLVNALLGRMDLPQQTDFDSEGGYRPGIVHRLDKDTSGVIVVAKTVEAHARLAAAFKDRETRKSYLAIAAGGWKAAQPVRVDAPVGRHPVQRQRMTVGGANAREAQTLFTPLAAHPDGYGRTLTLVRAQPRTGRTHQLRVHLSHLGSPILGDTVYGRASDVMPRQALHAQFLELPHPLTGDTLHLHAPAPDDLLSAWVALGGALPGNLERLD
- a CDS encoding DUF305 domain-containing protein encodes the protein MNQPTPRPSQTSSDKPMGKMGGSYGRFAAMIATSTVIMYGLMYLNTYQLDHVYFSQTRLWMALYMGATMAVIMLGYMLNMYKNRRVNLGIFLGSVAVFAGALWLLRSQATVSDVAYMKAMIPHHSIAILTSSRAQISDPRVRELADGIIETQRREIAEMKALIADLESR
- a CDS encoding four-helix bundle copper-binding protein; protein product: MTQHASSTLSRMLQTHPQIGQSPFDLNALTECIDACFECAQVCTSCADACLGETEHAGHLTHCIRINLDCADICTTTGRALIRQTQPEMNVIRAQLQACLTACKACGDECQQHAEKMDMKHCAVCAEACRRCEQACQQMLGGLSA
- the msrB gene encoding peptide-methionine (R)-S-oxide reductase MsrB, translated to MTETTKAPQYSKPSDAELRERLTPEQYRVTQHEGTERAFTGEYWDTDGDGIYVDVVSGEPLFSSADKYDAGCGWPSFTRPLQNTRLTENTDYKIGYARTEVRSGGADSHLGHVFPDGPQDQGGLRYCINSASLRFIPADRLETEGYGEFRQLFS
- a CDS encoding CAP domain-containing protein → MRRRPFLLLLVCLVPALGACTVSRRAAQLELSSPQVLPAASQQKLTVGQSMQLEVTLNGRRVPPDELNWTSSDPRIVSVSAGGLVQAAGAGQALVRATQTGPGRTLAEFRMQVTAPPPATPQRLDSLTRQVLELTNAARARGQTCGRATYPPAPPLQPEARLGAAAQGHAADMAARNYFSHVSQDGRALKDRIDATGYSWRLIAENIAAGQTDAQEVVTGWLNSEGHCRNLMNAAYTELGLGLAQNAGGKRYWVQDFGTR
- a CDS encoding CAP domain-containing protein — its product is MPFSLRRSAGLAAVTLTVILSACGTTPPTATVPGDLAAGAGTTLSAQAAASLQLNVGQTQQINISVGGQPAQPGQLRWTTSNAAVATVSQNGLVTAVAAGNAVVRTALVSNPGAYLDFSVTVTAGTPAPAPTPAPTPDTTVGQQVLQLVNAARAQARSCGSTSFAAAPALTLNTQLGQAAQGHASDMAAQNYFSHTSKDGRTFVQRITATGYAFRTIGENIAAGQSTPQQVVAGWLQSEGHCRNIMNPSFRELGVGYAKGGSYGHYWVQDFGAR
- a CDS encoding tautomerase family protein produces the protein MPYINVRLTRKDITTEQKARIVREITATMQSVLGKRPESVHVVIDEIDPDNWGYAGELTSEHRKRQP